A region from the Paenibacillus humicola genome encodes:
- a CDS encoding aminoglycoside phosphotransferase family protein — MNIKLEKLIYALNQRFKKDIIAADCQTMPLQGGTVGNVYLVSGTAETAAGEKLPYRIMLKIQRKWERYGDPGSWRREYDLFASDLKATFSDVFRWPTCYHAEINAEENEIQLWLEYIDGVTGLDLTGDMYEKAALELGRFQGRLYAEQPAVLQSLTNLSHVDLMKNTYLRYRSWPVVYDYIRSEDCELPLNVRQMLIDIDEQADEIFTRIEKLPLVLCHRDFWVSNLIYADGNFALIDWDTSGWGYLGEDIASLIADEADIDHMVEHYRRCIPMYYKGFSEYADVSRISDHCVYEIILHLFGYRLVERYLHTEAEDEKTKHVLTLQKIHIMKTISLSMVT, encoded by the coding sequence ATGAATATTAAACTTGAAAAGCTGATTTATGCCTTAAACCAACGGTTCAAGAAGGATATCATCGCGGCTGACTGCCAGACTATGCCGTTACAGGGTGGAACCGTGGGAAATGTGTACCTGGTATCAGGGACCGCGGAAACCGCGGCTGGCGAAAAACTACCGTACCGAATCATGCTGAAAATCCAGAGGAAATGGGAGCGTTACGGCGATCCGGGTTCATGGCGCCGGGAGTATGATCTCTTTGCTTCTGACTTAAAAGCAACGTTCTCGGATGTCTTCCGCTGGCCGACATGCTATCACGCTGAAATCAATGCTGAAGAAAATGAAATCCAGCTATGGCTGGAATATATCGATGGCGTAACCGGTTTAGACTTGACCGGTGACATGTATGAAAAGGCCGCGCTGGAGTTAGGGCGCTTTCAAGGCAGGCTGTATGCGGAGCAACCCGCCGTGCTGCAGAGCCTGACCAACCTGAGCCATGTGGATTTAATGAAGAATACGTATTTGCGTTACCGGTCATGGCCGGTCGTCTACGATTATATACGGTCGGAGGACTGTGAATTGCCGCTGAACGTGCGGCAAATGCTCATCGACATTGATGAGCAAGCAGATGAGATATTCACCCGTATTGAAAAATTGCCCCTCGTGCTATGTCACCGGGACTTCTGGGTTTCCAACCTGATCTATGCTGACGGAAATTTTGCGCTCATCGATTGGGATACCAGCGGATGGGGCTACCTGGGCGAGGATATCGCAAGCCTGATCGCGGATGAAGCGGATATCGATCACATGGTCGAACACTACCGGCGTTGTATCCCCATGTATTACAAAGGCTTTTCCGAGTATGCGGATGTGTCCCGAATTTCCGATCATTGTGTGTACGAGATAATCCTTCACTTATTCGGGTACAGGCTTGTAGAGAGGTATCTCCACACAGAGGCTGAAGACGAGAAGACAAAGCATGTCCTTACTCTCCAAAAAATCCATATTATGAAGACCATATCCTTATCTATGGTTACATAG
- a CDS encoding FUSC family protein, producing the protein MNCTPSSRQTLAIVLKRDLAYSQRRIFQRGIGTAVGVLLGSCLLLWSLPQWNSVVVIGLLGALRPIFKNRSYAIYAMLMTPLMLMMFSTGSPVTAHLLEYRLLDTMIGCVLAYVLGFYIWKNASQVN; encoded by the coding sequence ATGAACTGCACCCCGTCAAGTAGACAGACCCTGGCTATTGTCCTCAAACGTGATTTAGCCTATTCACAAAGACGCATTTTTCAAAGAGGCATAGGTACAGCGGTAGGTGTACTACTCGGAAGCTGTTTATTGCTGTGGTCTCTGCCGCAATGGAATAGTGTAGTCGTTATCGGATTACTTGGTGCGCTTCGCCCCATTTTTAAAAACCGAAGTTATGCGATCTATGCCATGCTTATGACACCGTTAATGTTAATGATGTTCAGCACCGGCAGTCCAGTGACAGCACATTTGTTAGAATATCGATTACTCGATACAATGATTGGCTGTGTACTTGCTTATGTTCTTGGTTTTTATATATGGAAAAACGCCTCTCAAGTAAACTAA
- a CDS encoding spore germination protein — MGVFICALAVITHLLRLTSLGMPYLVPFYPFRPSSLVDTAIRPPISKFHHRPGFLRSKKPVRFDKKNANLKKDIDE, encoded by the coding sequence TTGGGGGTGTTTATTTGCGCCCTTGCCGTTATTACCCATCTGTTGCGGTTAACCTCGCTCGGCATGCCTTATCTGGTTCCTTTTTATCCATTTCGCCCTTCCAGCCTGGTTGATACGGCAATACGCCCTCCGATTTCAAAATTCCATCATCGGCCAGGTTTTCTAAGGTCCAAGAAGCCCGTAAGATTCGATAAGAAAAATGCAAATTTAAAAAAGGACATCGACGAATGA
- a CDS encoding Ger(x)C family spore germination protein — protein MNRVLFVLLVICLLLTACVKQQILDRVTLFLVSALDETPNHQLEVTLAVPKFQSGKPSSVSDELISEAGHTSSGIADLMNMQLERPMNPGKLSVVLFGKDKAANGLAQEIDVILRNAQYSRKMYLAVVDGRAKQLLEANFSSKEEKGMFLYNLFQTNTREGILPSRNLHEFDYSLAGKGMDPYLPLLKLQNDKVVIAGLALFKDDKYAVSINEKQTRIMKLLVSNTKHGVFEVKLDDGSYVSLDNVGSKASYRISHDHDAKNMKVIINLVVNSKVRDARKVRFPNQKLHLIKDSLEHDIQTTGLNLIGLCKKEEIDPLGLGDFVRSKTRQWNEEAWKKDYPTLKVDLNVKVNISEMGIKK, from the coding sequence ATGAACCGGGTTTTATTCGTCCTGTTGGTTATCTGCTTATTGCTGACCGCGTGTGTGAAGCAGCAAATTTTGGACAGAGTCACCCTCTTTCTTGTCTCTGCCCTGGATGAAACACCGAATCATCAGCTTGAAGTTACGCTGGCGGTGCCCAAGTTTCAGTCCGGAAAGCCAAGTTCGGTTTCAGACGAATTGATCTCGGAAGCGGGGCATACAAGCTCCGGTATCGCCGATTTAATGAATATGCAGCTGGAGCGGCCCATGAATCCGGGAAAGCTATCCGTGGTCTTGTTTGGAAAAGATAAGGCGGCAAATGGTTTGGCACAAGAAATCGATGTCATTTTACGAAATGCCCAATATTCGCGAAAAATGTACTTGGCCGTTGTCGACGGAAGGGCAAAGCAGCTGTTGGAAGCAAATTTTAGTTCAAAGGAAGAGAAAGGGATGTTCTTGTATAATTTATTTCAAACCAATACACGCGAGGGGATCCTTCCCAGCCGAAATCTTCACGAATTTGATTACTCGCTTGCAGGTAAAGGAATGGACCCTTATTTACCGCTCCTTAAATTGCAGAACGATAAAGTCGTGATTGCCGGTTTAGCCTTATTTAAGGATGATAAATATGCCGTATCCATCAACGAGAAACAAACGCGGATCATGAAACTGCTTGTCAGTAATACGAAGCACGGTGTCTTTGAGGTAAAACTTGACGATGGGTCTTATGTTTCCTTGGACAATGTCGGATCAAAAGCGAGTTACCGAATCAGTCATGATCATGATGCAAAAAATATGAAGGTGATCATCAACCTTGTCGTAAACAGCAAAGTTAGAGATGCACGGAAGGTTCGCTTTCCGAACCAGAAGCTCCACCTAATTAAGGATTCTTTGGAACATGATATTCAAACGACCGGACTGAATCTAATCGGGTTATGTAAAAAGGAAGAGATAGACCCGCTCGGATTAGGGGATTTCGTCAGGAGTAAAACACGACAATGGAACGAAGAGGCATGGAAAAAAGATTATCCTACACTAAAAGTGGACTTGAATGTCAAGGTGAATATCTCGGAAATGGGAATCAAGAAATAA
- a CDS encoding DUF3995 domain-containing protein — translation MNESRRSNWPGYAGFFWALMYAVFVRFYQAAGGTAGLPGKFENPEGFFRASYIAGVFIMIAGFVLLALVKPWGKIAPMWMPLFGGKKIRPFVLLIPTLAGTAFALAHGFGGEITKFLAMADVITIHYPGWAELDDRRLALWDVLFYEPWFIIMGILAGLTAYHYARASGIPLSVRRRCTVLFLTLVSLLIALFVFLIILDF, via the coding sequence ATGAATGAGTCAAGACGATCGAACTGGCCCGGTTATGCCGGATTTTTCTGGGCGTTAATGTACGCGGTCTTTGTGCGCTTTTATCAAGCGGCCGGCGGAACGGCCGGTTTGCCGGGAAAATTCGAGAATCCCGAAGGATTTTTCAGGGCGAGTTACATCGCGGGGGTCTTCATCATGATCGCCGGATTCGTTCTGCTCGCACTCGTCAAGCCATGGGGAAAAATTGCGCCTATGTGGATGCCCCTATTCGGAGGCAAAAAGATTCGCCCTTTCGTGCTGTTGATCCCTACGCTTGCCGGCACCGCGTTCGCACTCGCTCACGGATTTGGCGGGGAAATAACAAAATTTCTTGCAATGGCGGACGTGATTACCATTCATTATCCGGGATGGGCGGAGCTCGATGACCGCAGACTGGCTCTGTGGGATGTTTTATTCTACGAGCCTTGGTTTATCATCATGGGAATATTGGCCGGTCTGACGGCGTACCATTATGCGCGGGCTTCCGGTATTCCGCTTTCCGTACGAAGAAGGTGCACCGTCCTTTTTTTGACTCTGGTCTCTCTCTTAATTGCGTTATTTGTATTTCTCATTATATTGGATTTCTAA
- a CDS encoding response regulator transcription factor codes for MRDEPIMLVDDEEGILTMLENILRKEGYSHIVKAGSAAEALMAARTTRFEMIVLDVMLPDRDGFYLCSELRKTVTTPILFLTARSSDLDKLQGLYLGGDDYVTKPFNPMEVVARIHAQLRRSNHYASEASNNEEVYRYESFSVNRSTGQLIVGKADTPCPAKELELLLFFCKHPNRIFTAQQLYEQVWGEMVQGDEKTVVIHISRLRKKLETDPSAPQLIVTLRGIGYKFVPPLRGQL; via the coding sequence ATGCGTGACGAGCCGATAATGCTGGTCGATGACGAGGAAGGCATTCTAACCATGCTGGAAAATATCCTTCGTAAAGAAGGGTATTCCCATATCGTAAAAGCCGGTTCTGCCGCCGAGGCTCTGATGGCAGCGAGAACGACCCGATTCGAAATGATCGTACTCGATGTTATGCTGCCGGATCGGGATGGGTTTTACTTGTGCTCGGAATTGCGCAAAACAGTTACCACCCCGATATTGTTCCTTACCGCCCGCTCCAGCGATTTAGATAAGCTCCAAGGCTTATACCTGGGCGGGGACGATTATGTAACGAAGCCGTTCAATCCGATGGAAGTCGTCGCGCGAATCCACGCGCAATTACGACGCAGTAATCACTATGCGTCCGAAGCTTCAAATAACGAGGAAGTGTACCGGTACGAATCTTTTTCCGTCAACCGATCGACCGGGCAGCTGATCGTTGGCAAAGCCGATACGCCTTGTCCGGCCAAGGAACTCGAGCTGCTTCTCTTTTTTTGCAAGCACCCGAATCGTATATTCACCGCTCAGCAGCTGTATGAACAGGTGTGGGGCGAAATGGTGCAAGGTGACGAAAAGACCGTCGTCATCCATATCTCCAGACTGAGAAAGAAGCTGGAGACCGATCCGTCCGCTCCCCAACTGATCGTTACGTTAAGAGGCATCGGCTACAAGTTCGTACCGCCTCTCAGGGGTCAATTATGA
- a CDS encoding 2'-5' RNA ligase family protein: MFAVVAHFDQKTEQAINAIWEGLSDSSISDYAYDISDRKPHITIADYSDIDDEFLLAFQALYRSKVKIQIVFNALSTFLNTGTLMLAPAPSKQLIDLHTDHHARFREYSNPESFYLPNRWTPHCTIANRLSQTRLNAAFDYCSKHLVTLHSEIVEIAVIKIAYDKNKAVGVSIISNEILH, from the coding sequence ATGTTTGCGGTAGTCGCCCACTTTGATCAAAAAACTGAGCAGGCTATTAATGCTATTTGGGAAGGGTTAAGTGATAGTTCAATATCAGACTATGCCTACGATATTTCTGATAGGAAACCACATATTACTATTGCAGACTACTCAGATATCGATGATGAATTTTTGTTAGCCTTTCAGGCTCTATATCGTTCAAAGGTCAAAATTCAAATCGTTTTTAATGCTCTTTCTACATTTTTGAATACAGGCACCTTGATGTTAGCCCCTGCTCCATCAAAACAACTCATTGATCTACATACAGATCACCACGCAAGATTTCGTGAATACTCAAATCCAGAATCATTTTACTTACCAAATCGTTGGACGCCTCATTGCACTATCGCAAACAGATTGAGTCAAACTAGGCTTAATGCAGCATTTGATTACTGTTCAAAACACCTGGTCACCCTCCATTCTGAGATTGTAGAAATAGCAGTAATTAAAATTGCTTATGATAAAAATAAAGCGGTTGGTGTATCCATAATCAGCAACGAAATATTACACTAA
- a CDS encoding dihydrofolate reductase family protein, whose amino-acid sequence MKTTLWATLTANGNYAQSSPDNPPKKEALDDFAAQAKAAGNFIVGRKTFQEMTDPSRVSQEEQVNAEGPFKGIDIVVLSKNIENIPGVTVVKSPQEALSCLQQKGHQTALISGGANIHNSFLAQGLVNEVIFNVAPVLEGKGLNLLIDKDNYRFKAVRLLGCKPLGSDVVQLRYAID is encoded by the coding sequence ATGAAAACCACTTTATGGGCAACCCTAACTGCTAACGGCAATTATGCACAATCCAGCCCCGATAACCCACCGAAAAAGGAAGCGTTGGACGACTTCGCAGCGCAAGCAAAGGCAGCAGGGAATTTCATTGTCGGACGTAAGACGTTTCAGGAAATGACAGACCCAAGCAGAGTATCCCAAGAGGAACAGGTAAACGCGGAAGGTCCTTTCAAGGGGATCGACATCGTTGTTTTGTCTAAGAACATTGAAAACATCCCCGGCGTAACGGTGGTAAAGTCGCCACAAGAAGCCTTAAGCTGCCTCCAGCAGAAAGGACACCAAACCGCTCTCATTAGCGGCGGTGCGAATATTCACAATTCGTTTCTAGCACAAGGACTTGTAAACGAAGTGATTTTCAATGTGGCTCCTGTATTAGAAGGTAAAGGGTTAAATCTGCTAATCGACAAAGACAATTACCGATTCAAGGCTGTACGATTGCTAGGCTGCAAACCTCTCGGCAGCGATGTCGTTCAGCTGCGGTATGCGATTGACTGA
- a CDS encoding CBO0543 family protein produces the protein MYIIVRMLLWILAAWLWGDWRNWKKYQSTFLFVILLDLLYNVLTYNYPLWTYAPTDIIPNHTYNNLLVTFLSYPAIMFIYLGRFPTGWIKQVAWMIIWVALFSAVEFVNYKMGLMSYHNGWSFGWSVVFYLVQLPFIRLHYKKPLLAYGLSVLIIAGLLVLFKVPVSLMR, from the coding sequence ATGTACATTATCGTACGCATGTTGTTATGGATTCTTGCTGCATGGCTTTGGGGAGATTGGCGGAACTGGAAGAAATATCAGTCCACCTTTCTCTTCGTCATTCTGCTGGACCTGTTATATAACGTTCTTACCTACAATTATCCGTTGTGGACCTATGCCCCTACGGATATCATTCCAAATCATACGTATAACAATCTGCTTGTAACGTTTCTCTCTTATCCAGCCATTATGTTTATCTATTTAGGACGGTTTCCGACTGGATGGATAAAACAGGTTGCCTGGATGATCATCTGGGTGGCTCTTTTTTCTGCCGTCGAATTCGTTAACTACAAAATGGGATTAATGAGTTACCATAACGGTTGGAGTTTCGGCTGGTCTGTGGTCTTTTACCTTGTTCAGTTGCCGTTCATACGGCTCCATTATAAAAAACCGCTGCTAGCCTACGGGCTAAGCGTACTGATCATTGCAGGACTTTTAGTGCTCTTTAAAGTTCCTGTCAGCCTTATGAGATAA
- a CDS encoding sensor histidine kinase has translation MNVMLRMALQMLIGFIILFVCIQAASIVAVRILWPDAASDGSSINKIQIYILVLCAVLFLLTLLLIGWYLGKPVYFAIVWLRRLAEGNYESPARWAEIHTRKNGSPRLPYAVYRELFDHLELLAHTLEQNNKEKMLSEQMRQEWIRGISHDLKTPLTYISGYSSMLSADEYRWSEEERKEFLSVIHRKAAHLQELVQDLNETVSNEIPLKTEETDIAELLRRTVADVGSAPWAAGYSFTMESVSIPVAVPCDPKLLTRAIRNLLVNAVVHNPEGTEISVSVQVYRPEQVEIRIVDNGIGFGGKVGMNDTRAASAGRPGLGLTIARQLIEAHGGQLTIDSEPNEGTSLTIKLPRK, from the coding sequence ATGAACGTAATGCTTCGCATGGCGCTGCAAATGCTGATCGGTTTTATTATTTTGTTCGTATGCATTCAGGCCGCTTCCATTGTAGCCGTGCGGATTTTATGGCCGGATGCGGCCTCCGACGGAAGCAGCATCAATAAAATTCAGATCTACATTTTAGTCTTATGCGCCGTTCTTTTTCTTCTGACTCTGCTTCTGATCGGCTGGTATCTGGGGAAACCGGTTTATTTCGCCATTGTCTGGTTGAGACGCCTTGCCGAAGGGAATTATGAATCGCCGGCGCGCTGGGCCGAAATCCATACCCGGAAGAACGGCTCGCCGAGGCTGCCTTATGCCGTTTATAGGGAATTATTCGATCATCTCGAACTGCTCGCCCATACGCTTGAGCAAAACAATAAAGAAAAGATGCTGTCGGAACAGATGCGACAGGAATGGATCCGCGGAATTTCACATGACTTGAAAACACCTCTGACGTATATATCCGGTTATTCCTCCATGCTGTCCGCCGACGAATACCGATGGAGTGAAGAAGAACGGAAGGAGTTCCTGTCTGTCATCCACCGAAAGGCCGCTCATCTGCAGGAGCTCGTGCAGGATCTCAATGAAACGGTGTCCAACGAGATTCCTCTGAAAACGGAGGAAACGGATATCGCGGAATTGCTGCGCAGAACGGTGGCGGATGTTGGCAGTGCGCCCTGGGCGGCCGGATATTCCTTTACGATGGAATCGGTTTCCATTCCTGTTGCCGTCCCCTGCGACCCCAAGCTGCTGACTCGCGCCATTCGCAACCTGCTCGTCAATGCCGTCGTCCATAATCCGGAAGGAACCGAAATATCGGTATCGGTTCAAGTATATCGTCCCGAGCAGGTCGAGATTCGAATTGTGGATAACGGTATCGGATTTGGCGGCAAAGTCGGTATGAACGACACACGAGCAGCATCCGCCGGACGGCCGGGGCTGGGTCTCACCATCGCCAGGCAGCTGATCGAGGCACACGGCGGACAGCTGACCATCGACAGTGAGCCGAACGAAGGAACCTCCTTAACCATCAAACTGCCGCGGAAATAA
- a CDS encoding winged helix-turn-helix transcriptional regulator: protein MMDRTCPGTVEPILEILDGKWTLLLLFELFNGTRRFGELRRRLQPISPKTLTDRLRLLEEKGIITRTLYPGIPLHVEYELTESGLGLQPIFAAMWTWTQEHGAYLRKKTDEMGQDSNKVM, encoded by the coding sequence ATGATGGATCGTACCTGCCCTGGTACCGTTGAACCGATCCTAGAGATTTTGGACGGAAAGTGGACATTACTTCTTTTATTCGAATTATTTAACGGAACCAGACGTTTCGGGGAATTACGCCGGAGGTTGCAGCCCATTAGTCCGAAAACTTTGACAGATCGCTTGCGACTGTTAGAGGAAAAAGGAATCATCACACGTACGCTTTACCCAGGCATACCACTACATGTCGAATATGAACTTACGGAGAGCGGGCTAGGTTTGCAGCCGATTTTCGCCGCAATGTGGACGTGGACACAAGAGCATGGCGCATATTTGCGGAAAAAGACGGATGAAATGGGCCAAGATAGCAATAAAGTGATGTGA
- a CDS encoding GerAB/ArcD/ProY family transporter gives MNASDSNRFTVSPYLIFVVIQSMQFGLGFVSMSVKPIRLAGQDAWVSVILCAIGIHIVLFMMYRILNHNETDLIQIHQQFFGKWAGGGLNLLFILYFLMISIYQLRVFIEVIQVWIFPEQKTWPLALALLLLAYYMVAGGFRVIVGICLCSFINHILFISMVFTAPFLHFNNLLPVMDHSPSEIIKAAKELTFSYMGVEILLFCYSFIKSPKKSQKWAHWAIVGMTILYIVEILFTLLLFKSEQLSTEIWPALSKYKFVQFPFIERFEFIGASATTFRLFPILCLCLWASSRVIKLTFPVKQRTALPIFLVLLFIAVCLIPDRNEIEFIQSWLSTIGVCVIFVYIPFLYVFNSIRKKVRRTT, from the coding sequence ATGAATGCGTCAGACAGCAACAGGTTTACCGTTTCGCCCTATCTGATTTTCGTTGTCATTCAATCGATGCAGTTCGGGTTAGGATTCGTGTCCATGTCGGTCAAACCTATTCGGTTGGCCGGCCAGGATGCCTGGGTTTCCGTCATCCTGTGCGCAATCGGTATCCATATCGTCCTGTTTATGATGTATCGAATTCTTAACCATAATGAGACGGACCTTATCCAAATCCATCAACAATTTTTTGGGAAATGGGCCGGCGGAGGGCTTAACCTTCTCTTTATCCTCTATTTCCTGATGATTTCAATTTATCAATTACGGGTTTTTATTGAAGTTATACAAGTATGGATATTTCCTGAACAGAAGACTTGGCCGCTGGCTTTGGCTCTGCTCTTGCTTGCGTATTACATGGTTGCGGGGGGATTTCGAGTTATCGTCGGCATCTGTTTGTGTAGCTTTATTAACCATATTCTTTTTATATCCATGGTTTTTACGGCACCCTTTCTTCATTTCAACAACTTATTGCCCGTCATGGATCACTCGCCAAGCGAAATCATCAAAGCGGCAAAGGAATTGACTTTTTCTTATATGGGCGTGGAGATCCTGCTTTTTTGTTACTCGTTCATCAAATCGCCAAAAAAGTCGCAAAAATGGGCGCACTGGGCAATTGTCGGCATGACGATCCTTTATATAGTCGAGATTCTCTTTACCTTGTTATTGTTCAAGTCCGAGCAATTATCAACCGAAATTTGGCCGGCATTATCTAAATATAAATTCGTTCAATTTCCTTTCATTGAACGTTTTGAATTTATCGGCGCATCGGCAACGACATTTAGGTTATTTCCGATCTTATGCTTATGTCTTTGGGCTTCAAGCCGCGTGATTAAGCTGACGTTCCCTGTAAAACAACGGACAGCTCTGCCGATTTTTTTGGTTCTGCTTTTCATTGCCGTATGTTTAATTCCGGATCGAAACGAAATTGAATTTATTCAATCCTGGTTATCCACGATCGGAGTATGCGTGATTTTTGTGTATATCCCATTTCTGTACGTATTTAATTCCATCCGAAAGAAAGTGAGAAGAACGACATGA
- a CDS encoding dihydrofolate reductase family protein, whose protein sequence is MRKLVLFMHVSLDGYASDSNGGLDWIPYNEELEKYAEEVVAEVGSPVYGRTTYRMMESYWPTMLDNPNASRHAMEHAKWLQDVKKIVISGSMDIVEWNNTMLIKDNIAEEMKALKEQPGKNLVIFGSPGAAKTLLELGLIDEFLLTICPVILGSGKSAFHGGDEKIRLKLLSSRTFKSGIIAARYGVEK, encoded by the coding sequence ATGAGAAAACTCGTATTGTTCATGCATGTGTCGCTGGACGGGTATGCGTCGGATTCGAACGGAGGACTAGATTGGATTCCGTACAACGAGGAATTAGAGAAATATGCCGAGGAGGTCGTAGCCGAAGTCGGATCTCCCGTATACGGACGCACGACGTATCGGATGATGGAGAGCTACTGGCCCACGATGCTGGACAATCCGAATGCGTCGCGGCACGCTATGGAGCATGCCAAATGGCTGCAGGATGTGAAGAAAATCGTCATTTCCGGCTCGATGGACATTGTGGAATGGAACAATACGATGCTGATCAAGGATAACATCGCAGAGGAGATGAAGGCGCTCAAGGAGCAGCCTGGCAAAAATCTCGTTATCTTCGGCAGTCCGGGGGCGGCGAAGACGCTGCTTGAGCTCGGCCTGATCGACGAATTCCTGCTGACGATTTGTCCGGTCATTTTGGGCAGCGGAAAATCGGCATTCCACGGCGGCGATGAGAAAATCAGGCTCAAGCTGCTGTCCAGCCGAACGTTCAAGTCGGGCATTATCGCGGCCCGCTATGGGGTGGAGAAATAG
- a CDS encoding spore germination protein has product MNSAPPKWEALMESSDFVYFHHKTKNEPYCIGYFKSLTDSRILQEHILNSFSNNSDISWHDLFHSIPIAEKEISSDWNDIQDKLLRGYVAIQHGRHNPACILINAVLSKGREVTIPEVEFNVEGPKEAFVESLDTNLNLIRKRIPLPQLRIKEITVGSISKMRVAVCYLDGITNEQYVHTCIQRLEGIQFDTVADIAILQQIIEDNSNSIFPQLLGSERTDRVAWSLTVGQVCILADGSPTAVLGPVSFWMFFTSYEDYYLPWVVGSFIRLIRIISIAFSVLASAVYVAVLTYHGHGISNIFLPTIISYRINVPFPPVVEVLIMELVIELLREAGARLPSKIGQTIGIVGGIVLGTAAVEAALTSNFLLIIVALLAMASFTTPVFQEQHDTNSSVSVYYRRPSMGVIGGVYLRPCRYYPSVAVNLARHALSGSFLSISPFQPG; this is encoded by the coding sequence ATGAATTCAGCACCTCCAAAATGGGAAGCGCTTATGGAATCCTCAGATTTTGTTTATTTCCATCATAAAACCAAAAATGAGCCCTATTGTATTGGATATTTTAAATCCCTTACGGATTCAAGAATCTTGCAAGAGCATATCCTTAATTCCTTCAGCAACAATTCGGATATATCCTGGCATGATTTGTTCCATTCCATCCCGATTGCGGAAAAAGAAATATCCTCCGATTGGAATGACATTCAAGATAAATTATTGCGGGGATATGTAGCGATTCAACATGGTCGTCACAATCCTGCCTGTATATTGATCAATGCCGTCTTATCCAAGGGCCGCGAAGTAACCATACCGGAAGTCGAGTTTAACGTGGAAGGCCCCAAGGAGGCCTTTGTTGAATCGCTGGATACGAATCTTAACCTGATCCGCAAACGTATTCCCCTTCCCCAGTTGCGAATCAAAGAGATCACGGTAGGCAGTATTTCCAAAATGAGAGTAGCCGTTTGTTACCTCGACGGAATTACGAACGAACAATATGTCCATACCTGTATCCAGCGACTGGAGGGTATACAGTTTGACACAGTGGCTGACATTGCCATTCTTCAACAGATCATCGAGGATAATTCAAACTCCATCTTTCCTCAGCTGCTTGGATCCGAAAGAACGGATCGCGTTGCGTGGAGCTTGACAGTGGGACAGGTTTGCATTTTGGCCGACGGGTCCCCAACTGCAGTTCTGGGGCCAGTTTCGTTTTGGATGTTTTTCACCTCCTACGAAGATTATTATTTGCCATGGGTCGTCGGCTCTTTCATTCGTTTGATCCGCATTATTTCGATTGCGTTTTCCGTCCTGGCATCGGCCGTATACGTTGCTGTTCTAACCTATCACGGTCACGGTATTTCAAATATTTTTTTGCCCACGATTATTTCTTACAGAATCAATGTGCCTTTTCCCCCTGTCGTGGAGGTACTCATTATGGAGCTTGTCATTGAACTATTGCGGGAAGCGGGCGCCAGATTGCCTTCCAAAATCGGACAAACCATCGGTATTGTCGGAGGTATCGTACTCGGTACCGCGGCGGTTGAGGCCGCCCTGACCAGCAATTTTTTATTAATTATTGTGGCGTTGTTGGCAATGGCTTCCTTTACAACGCCCGTTTTTCAGGAGCAACACGATACGAATTCTTCGGTTTCCGTTTATTATCGCCGCCCAAGTATGGGGGTTATTGGGGGTGTTTATTTGCGCCCTTGCCGTTATTACCCATCTGTTGCGGTTAACCTCGCTCGGCATGCCTTATCTGGTTCCTTTTTATCCATTTCGCCCTTCCAGCCTGGTTGA